A single Lactuca sativa cultivar Salinas chromosome 8, Lsat_Salinas_v11, whole genome shotgun sequence DNA region contains:
- the LOC111892728 gene encoding probable methyltransferase At1g29790 translates to MGSVSLKIGDGTARFKSATVCSSAVHILMLFSVLTTNLFALYAFTYSPKPHHQIHFLSHHHTHKNISLISEQVSLILREIDSSQKKLAQMEKQLLGYESIDLSTPNMPNELKLFLQRNQLPLGKDSRTGITEMVASVGHSCYKSMDFLSQYMNYKPNGACPDDWSLSQKLILKGCEPLPRRRCFAKTIPKVGLHPFPLSLWRNVSEKIYSWSGLGCKNLICLNSKKLNRDCAGCFDLANGNENQRFVKSRGKNDFLIDDVLALGSGGIRIGFDIGGGSGTFAARMAEKNVTVVTATLNIDAPFNEFIAARGIFPLYLSLDHRFPFYENVFDLIHVGNGLDIGGRSEKLEFLMFDIDRIIRGGGLFWLDNFLCSNDEKRKNLTRLIERFGYKKLKWVVGEKINGSGNSEVYLSAVLQKPVRV, encoded by the coding sequence ATGGGCTCTGTGTCCCTCAAAATCGGCGATGGAACAGCAAGATTCAAGAGCGCCACCGTCTGTTCGTCGGCTGTACATATTCTCATGTTATTTTCAGTCTTGACCACAAATCTGTTTGCCTTATACGCCTTCACATACTCCCCAAAACCCCATCACCAGATTCACTTCCTTAGTCACCATCATACCCACAAGAACATCTCTTTAATCTCCGAACAAGTCTCTTTAATCCTCAGAGAGATCGATTCTTCTCAAAAGAAACTTGCCCAGATGGAAAAACAGCTTCTTGGATACGAAAGCATTGATCTTTCAACACCCAATATGCCAAACGAGTTGAAATTGTTTCTACAAAGGAATCAGCTTCCATTAGGTAAAGATTCAAGAACTGGGATCACAGAAATGGTGGCATCTGTGGGACATTCGTGTTACAAATCCATGGATTTTTTGTCGCAATACATGAATTACAAACCGAATGGAGCTTGCCCTGATGATTGGAGTCTTTCACAGAAGCTTATTTTGAAAGGATGCGAGCCTTTACCTCGAAGAAGATGCTTCGCGAAAACAATCCCTAAGGTTGGTCTTCACCCTTTTCCCCTTTCACTTTGGCGAAATGTTAGCGAAAAGATTTACAGTTGGAGTGGCTTAGGTTGCAAGAATCTCATCTGTTTAAACAGTAAGAAACTAAATCGCGATTGCGCTGGATGTTTTGATCTCGCTAATggaaatgagaatcaaagatttGTAAAATCAAGAGGTAAAAACGATTTCTTGATTGACGATGTTTTAGCTTTAGGAAGCGGTGGAATTAGAATCGGATTTGATATCGGCGGTGGATCTGGTACTTTTGCCGCTAGAATGGCGGAGAAAAACGTCACAGTCGTCACTGCAACTCTCAACATTGATGCTCCTTTCAACGAATTCATAGCTGCAAGAGGGATTTTTCCTCTCTATCTAAGTTTAGACCACAGATTCCCATTTTACGAAAACGTTTTTGACTTGATTCATGTCGGAAATGGTTTAGACATTGGTGGACGATCTGAAAAGCTCGAGTTCTTGATGTTTGACATTGATCGGATCATTAGGGGTGGTGGGTTGTTTTGGTTGGATAATTTCCTTTGTTCTAATGATGAAAAGAGAAAGAATTTGACCCGATTGATTGAAAGATTCGGGTATAAGAAACTGAAATGGGTTGTGGGAGAGAAGATTAATGGTTCAGGGAATTCAGAGGTTTACTTATCTGCTGTTCTTCAGAAGCCAGTAAGAGTTTGA